From Myxocyprinus asiaticus isolate MX2 ecotype Aquarium Trade chromosome 25, UBuf_Myxa_2, whole genome shotgun sequence, one genomic window encodes:
- the LOC127416519 gene encoding ubiquitin carboxyl-terminal hydrolase 46-like isoform X5: MQQDAHEFLNYLLNTVADILQEEKKQEKQNGRLKNNGTAITTDTEPEQNKIEPTWVHDIFQGTLTNETRCLNCETVSSKDEDFLDLSVDVEQNTSITHCLRGFSNTETLCSEYKYYCEMCCSKQEAQKRMRVKKLPMILALHLKRFKYMEQLHRYTKLSYRVVFPLELRLFNTSVDAVNLDRMYDLVAVVVHCGSGPNRGHYITIVKSHGFWLLFDDDIVEKIDAQAIEEFYGLTSDISKNSESGYILFYQSRE, encoded by the exons ATGCAGCAGGATGCTCATGAATTCCTGAACTACCTGTTGAACACAGTGGCTGACATCCTTCAAGAAGAGAAGAAACAGGAGAAACAGAATGGACGACTAAAGAACAACGGCACTGCCATCACCACGGACACAGAGCCAGAACAGAACAAGATCGAGCCCACCTGGGTTCACGATATCTTCCAGGGAACACTGACCAATGAGACGCGCTGTCTCAACTGTGAGACG GTCAGTAGCAAGGATGAAGACTTTCTGGATCTGTCTGTGGATGTTGAGCAGAACACTTCAATAACACACTGTCTCAG GGGCTTCAGTAATACAGAGACCCTGTGCAGTGAATATAAATACTACTGTGAGATGTGCTGTAGCAAACAAGAGGCCCAGAAACG TATGCGTGTGAAAAAGCTGCCCATGATCTTGGCTCTTCATCTGAAGCGGTTTAAGTACATGGAGCAGCTGCATCGGTACACTAAACTGAGCTATCGCGTGGTGTTTCCATTGGAGCTTCGCCTCTTCAACACCTCCGTAGACGCTGTCAATCTTGACCGCATGTATGACCTTGTCGCTGTGGTGGTCCACTGTGGCAG tggCCCAAACAGAGGGCATTACATCACCATTGTGAAGAGTCATGGCTTCTGGCTGCTGTTTGATGATGACATTGTAGAG AAAATTGATGCACAGGCGATAGAGGAGTTCTACGGTTTGACCTCTGATATTTCCAAGAACTCAGAGTCAGGATACATCCTGTTCTATCAGTCCAGAGAATGA